Proteins from a genomic interval of Panthera uncia isolate 11264 chromosome C1 unlocalized genomic scaffold, Puncia_PCG_1.0 HiC_scaffold_4, whole genome shotgun sequence:
- the LOC125913669 gene encoding 60S acidic ribosomal protein P1-like, translated as MASVLELTCIYLVLILQDDEVMVTEALPNVNTRSLICNVGAGGPAPAGGSAPSTTAAPAEKVEAMKKELESSDDDMGFLSF; from the exons ATGGCCTCAGTCTTGGAGCTCACCTGCATCTACTTGGTCCTCATCCTACAGGACGATGAGGTGATGGTCACAGAG GCCCTGCCCAATGTGAACACCAGGAGCCTCATCTGCAATGTAGGGGCTGGTGGACCTGCACCAGCAGGAGGTTCTGCTCCCTCCACCACTGCTGCCCCAGCTGAGAAAGTGGaagcaatgaaaaaagaattagagtCATCTGATGATGATATgggctttttgtctttttga